The following proteins come from a genomic window of Achromobacter deleyi:
- a CDS encoding M14 family metallopeptidase, producing the protein MQSASPYFSRSYALARERFTAAARPLAARFASYAITPKGREGEDLATDVALIGDAGATRLLIMTSATHGVEGFCGSGCQLALLDDAEMLERARQAGVALLLVHAVNPHGFSWIARTDEGNVDLNRNAQPFDGQPLPANPGYGQIHGLLLPAQWPPSDANREQIAAYIGEHGLPAFKQAVTRGQYTHADGLFYGGDRPAASLLNLRRILQEHAAGFARIGWIDVHTGLGPRGHGEKIYAGRRDDAEVARARRWWGADIAVPYQGTSASVDITGHLAGLAYQACPDSVPTLMALEYGTQPTERVVDALRGRNWLRAHPDAPAKLRDQILQATLDAFYCDAPDWHGAVLGQSRVAVLQALLGLGAAAD; encoded by the coding sequence ATGCAATCCGCTAGCCCTTACTTTTCCCGCAGCTATGCCCTGGCGCGCGAGCGCTTCACCGCCGCCGCCCGGCCGCTGGCGGCACGCTTCGCGTCCTATGCCATCACGCCCAAGGGGCGCGAGGGCGAGGACCTGGCCACCGACGTCGCCCTGATCGGCGATGCCGGCGCCACGCGGCTGCTGATCATGACGTCCGCCACCCACGGCGTGGAAGGCTTCTGTGGCTCGGGCTGCCAGCTGGCGTTGCTGGATGACGCCGAGATGCTGGAACGCGCGCGCCAGGCCGGCGTGGCGTTGCTGCTGGTGCATGCGGTGAACCCGCATGGGTTCTCGTGGATCGCGCGCACCGACGAAGGCAACGTCGACCTGAACCGCAACGCGCAGCCGTTCGACGGCCAGCCGCTGCCGGCCAACCCCGGCTACGGGCAGATCCATGGGTTGCTGCTGCCGGCGCAATGGCCGCCGTCGGACGCCAACCGGGAGCAGATCGCCGCCTATATCGGCGAGCATGGCCTGCCGGCCTTCAAGCAGGCCGTGACGCGCGGCCAGTACACGCACGCGGACGGCCTGTTCTATGGCGGCGACCGCCCGGCCGCGTCGCTGCTGAACCTGCGCCGCATTCTCCAGGAACATGCCGCCGGCTTTGCCCGCATCGGCTGGATCGACGTGCACACCGGCCTGGGGCCGCGCGGTCATGGCGAGAAGATCTACGCCGGCCGCCGCGACGATGCCGAAGTGGCGCGCGCCCGCCGCTGGTGGGGCGCCGACATCGCCGTGCCTTACCAGGGCACCTCGGCGTCGGTGGACATCACCGGCCATCTGGCCGGGCTGGCCTACCAGGCCTGCCCCGATTCGGTGCCGACGCTGATGGCGCTGGAGTACGGCACGCAGCCGACGGAACGGGTGGTGGACGCGCTGCGCGGCCGCAATTGGCTGCGCGCGCATCCCGATGCGCCGGCGAAATTGCGCGACCAGATCCTGCAGGCCACGCTGGACGCGTTCTATTGCGACGCGCCGGACTGGCATGGCGCGGTGCTGGGGCAAAGCCGCGTGGCGGTGCTGCAAGCCTTGCTGGGGCTGGGGGCCGCGGCGGACTGA